The sequence GCCGGGGTCTACGTAGGCGATAGCGGCAACGAAGGCAGGTCCCAGCAGTCGCCACAGGCCAGGGGCCCTTTCGGAGCCCGGCGTCATCGGCCCCCCGGTAGTCGGGGTTCGCTTGGCCCTACGAAAGAGTTCAATATCACGAACATTCACGTTGTGCACCTTACGCCGTACCGAGGAAAGTTGGCCAGCCCGACCCCAGCAACCCGGCGACCAGTCTCCGCGCACCCGTTCATCGGGCCACTGCGCCCGGGCAGGCTCACACCGCCCGGCCACGCCCCAGCGCCCGTACCCCCCGCTGCACCCGCTGCTGTCCTAAATCCATTCCGGCACCCGCCTGGACCCCGGCCTGGTAGCTGAACGGATCAAAAGTCCGGGGTCTGCCCTGGCTGAGGTCCGTTTTCAAGCCAGGGAACTTCTCCCGCGCTGCTGCATAGGCTTGCTTGCGATCATCTTGGAGCGCCACAACCCCCCGGGCCGCGCTAGTTTGGGATTCAAATTGCGGGGCGTGCTTCATCTCAATGGCCTCCAGGCGAGAGCCAACGCTATGGATGAACCCCCGCATCCAGGAACGCTTCTGAGTTTGCGGGCTGGTGTGCGCAAACCCGCACGTGGGTGGAGCTTTGCTTGCTCCGACAATCATGTGCCCACTCAGCAGAGTGTGGAGCATCATCACACGCTCGATGTGATGGTCTCGGCCAAATACGAAGGCTTGATGCACCTTCGTACTGCGCCGCAGTTTCAACCGGACGACCTGGCAATGCAACGCGTGAGCCAGGGTGTTGAGCAGCTCAAACTGCATGTCGGTGTATGTGCCCGCGAAGTTCACCTGTTGGTCTGCGGTGTGGCTAGTTTTGTCCTCCGCCGCCTCGCGGGAGGCCTCCACTCCGTACTGGGCCATGAGCTCGAACGCTTTATCGCGAAAGGAGTCACCCTCGGGGGTACCCTCTCGGTCCGCCGCCTGCCGCAGCAGCTTTTCTACTTTGTCCTGCACCTGCGTCAGCTTCATATCTGAATAATCCCTCAACGTGTCGGCCGTTGTGTGAGGGACAGTAGCATTTCCGCCACTGACCACCCTCGTGCCCTAGAATTACACAGACCGCGACGCACTACACCGTAAAGATCCAGGGGTGACTTACACTAACACTCACCTGATGGCCGCCCGGGCGATAGAGTGGCCGGAATGGAGTGGATCTCCGTCAAGAGTCTCATTTGAGACATCAACCACGGTGTAACCGCTTTCCAGGACAGAGTCGGTCACAGGCAATGACGTCCCCGAGGTCTGGTTAAGCAAACCGAGGGATATCATGCGTTGACCATCCTTGTTGAGCAACCACACTTCGATTTCCTGATCCTTGGGAGTGCTAACGCCAGGCATCTGTACAAGAATATGCTGCGTCGAGTCTGTCTCGCTCTTGATCAACTCCACGGAACCAACGCTATTTTTCCCATCGAGGCTTTCGAGTTCTGCAGAAGACAAAACCACCTCGGGTGGGATCGTCGTTTCACTCCGGTGAAACGAGGGAACAAAAGCGTAGAGAATTAATAGGCAAGCGGCGGCACTCATAGCAACAGTGAGCCTACCAAGATGGGCGAATCCCAGAAAGTTTTTTTTGAAAACACCTTCCCGATTGCCAGACCAGGGGAGCGACAGACTGCGGATCTTGGGGCTGCGATCGAAACGTGATCTCGTAGTTTCATCAAGACAGCTGACGCCTGCATTATCCAGTGTGTATCCCTCGGACGAAAGCTGGGCGCCAGCGTTACGGATGTGAGTGCAAAATGAAACTAAGTTTGCGCAGTCCGGACAATTCTCGAGGTGGGATGCTTCCGCATTTGTAAAACTGTTCCTGCCGCCTGTTGTTAGGCGATCAAGAATGTCATCGGATGTGAGATGGCCACCGCTGTTACTTTCGTTCAAGGATATCGGCCAATCTGCTTCTCAGGAGTGGTATGGTGCGCCTGATATGGCTTTTGACCGTCCCCAGGGGGACATTCAGGCGCTCGGATATTTTCTGGCTAGATAGCCCCTCAACTAGAGATAGCCACATTATTGCCGATCGGGGTTGACCTAGAGAAGAAAGTTCATTGACAAGAGTCATTCTCAATGCCACATCGAATGTTTCTGATAATGCGCTTTGAGTGGCCTCTTCGATGCTCTTGTCGAAAATTAGCTTAGACCTATAGCGAAGTTTCCGAACGTCGGCGATGGTGTTTTTCAGGATTCCCACTAGCCAACCCGGCAGAGATGAGTCGGTAACCTTGAGGGTGTGCCGAGAACGCCATGCACCGAAGAAGGTCAGCTGCACAGCTTCTTCGGCGTCTTCCTTCGACCCTAGAGCGCGGTATGCGATGTTGTAGAGCAGGGAATGCCAAAGGTCGTGTGCCTCTCGGAGACCGCGTTCATCTCCGGCACTAATTTTCTTCGCGATAGAAAGCCGCTTTTCGGCGTCTCCATCATCCTTATATCTGCTGGATCTATGCATAGTGACGCTGCGCGTCAATCCTCTTAGCTCTTTGGAACAGCTGTGGCGATGATGTTGTCGGTGTAGTTGCGAGCAGCGGCGTCAAAAGGACCTCCGCAAGTGATGAGCTTCAATCGCAGGGGCCCGGTCCGGTCGAACACCTCTTGAAAATCTATTTGGTCCTTCGGTTTTTCTTCGACCTGTTCGATGGAGAAAGTCTGAGTCCCAGTACGGTTCCGGAGGCGGATCTCGTCTCCCTCGCGCAGTTCTTTCAGCCGAGCGAAGGGCCCCGTTCCCGATTCCCTTCCGTCTACGTGCGCGGCTAGAACTATCGATCCAGCTGGTGAGTCGAGATCAGGACCAAACTTATACCAGCCGGCTACACCAGGGTCTTCCGGGATAGCCATCTCTGATTTCTCGTCCACACCCACGGGTACAACTGGCATGTCAACGTTCCACTCTGGAACGGTTAGTGCCTCTGGTGCCCCGAGCGGTGGCTGCTCAGTTCCTTCGGCTGCCTCCGCGGTTGTGTCGTCCGCGGTTGCAGCCGCTCTACCGTCGGGCGACTCTACCTCATTTGGTTGCCCGCGAAAGTAAAGCACACCGGCTGCAAGAATCAAGATCGCAGAAAGCGCCAGCAGAATTTTGCTGAAACTCCCGCTGGCGCTTTTCAAGGTGTGCTCTTGTTCTGCTGTTACCGGGGGTTAGGCCGACTTGCGTCGGATAATCACGGCCCCAGCTGCAGCCGCTGCGGAGAGCGCGACCAAGCCCGCGGCGACGGTGACTGACGTGTTGTCTGCGGCACCGCCGTTACCGGCTGGAACGCCCATTGGGGCGGAGTGGAGGCCACCGACAGTTTGGGTTGCGAGTTGCAAGTTGTTGTCCTTCGCGCTGCCCCATGCGTAAACGATCGTGTTCTGGCCTTCAACCAGATCGAGGTTCGCCGGGCCGAGGACGACCTGATCGGTACCAGCGAGCACGACGTCTGCCGAAGCGGTGCCAGCAGGGACGTCAGCTTTGCCCTCATTCGGGTTGGTGACGTTCTTGAACACTGGCTTAGCGTCCGCACGAATGTCTACGGCTGGTGCCGCAGCGATGTGGCGGGCGGTCAGGCGAGCCTGACCCGGCGCGGTCGGCGTGGTGTCGTTAACGAATGGGGTCAGCTCAGGCTTGCCAGCTTCGTCCAGGTGAGCAGCAACCGTGATATTTGCGTTTGCGGGAACCTGTACGTCGTTTGCCTCGACGATGGCTTCACCGTCTTTGCCTGCATCCGGTGCAGTGACCTTGAGGTCATAGTCTCCAGCAGGGAGAGTCAGCGGGTCGGTGAGCGTACCCGGCTTGAAGTCCTCGAGTGTGAGATCGCCGTTGACGTACACGTCCACTGTCGCGTCAGGCACCGCGTGGAGCACAGATACCTGGGCATTCCCACCTTGTGCGAGCGCGGGAGCCGCGCCGAAAATCATAGAACCGGCGGCTAGGGCCGTGATGGTGGCAGTCTTTTTGAGCATGTGTCTCCTCTGAGTGGCCCGACGTTCCGGGGAACCTTGTAGATGAAACTTTTTCTCACCCACTACCCACTTCTTCTTGTTTGCAGCACATTTTGGATGCAGCATCGTGAAAAAATTTCTGGCGCGTGCAACTACGAGCTTGAGCCGCATTGTCGAACCGTCCTCGGCACGTGTGCGGAGCATCTGTGTCCCCGGTGATCGGTTGCCCGCTCAGCAGAGTCTGTATCGCATCGGCCAACATGCTGAGCAGTTCAAACAGCTTCTCGCTGAAGGCATCGCCCTCCGAGGTGCCCTCTCGGTCTGCCGCCTGCCGCCTCACTTTTTCCAGTTGGTTTTGATGGTGTTGAGCCGGGTCTCGTCGACACTAGAGCTGTTGTCGATCTCGTCCTGCTCTATCTTTGCGTACCCCGCGCTTCGTAGTGGTCCGTCGCAGCCGTACGGTCGGCCGCAGGTGGGAACACCCCGCTAGGGTGGAGTGGCGGATCCCCGCCGGAGGCGGTTTTCCCTACCCATTCACTGCCGTGCGGGCGCGCACCAAGGCGGAAGGAAGGTACCTACCTTGACCACCTGGATCACCGCTGACCTTCACCTGGGCCACCCTTTCGTGGCCAAGCTGCGCGGTTACCCGGACGTCTTACAACACGACCGCATCATTGTGGATAACCTCCGCGCCGCCTTGCGGCCGGGGGATGTGTTGTGGATGCTCGGCGATATTTCCTCCGGGTGGGGCCCGCAGGAGGAAAGGGCTCTGGATGTTTTGGACGCCACCTTCCGCGCGCTACGGGAAACCCCCGCCGGCTTTTCCGTGCACCTCATCGCGGGCAACCACGATACGTGCAACCCTCTGCACCCGGAATCGCACTTGCGGCAGCGCCGCTTCCTGGACGTTTTCGACAGCGTGCAGACTTTTCAGATGGTGGAGTGGGGCGGGGAACAGGTGTACCTCAGCCACTTCCCGCGCCCCGGCTATGAGCACGACAATATGGAATCTCGCTACGACGAGCTGCGGTTGGACGTGCCGTTGTTGGTCCATGGGCACCTGCATTCCAGCCGCCCGGTCACCGGCCACGGGATGGTGGATGTGGGGGTGGAGGCCTGGGACCTCCACCCGGTGCCCGCGAAGGTTGTCCAGCAGACGTTGTTTACGCAATCGCTGTAGCAAGGCGCGTGGCCGCTGCTACGCCCCTCCATTCCCCTCTCGGGGCAGCAGTCTTGCCACACCGAGAATGTCCCGCCCAGCGGTTAAACTCCTGTGCGTGCACAACCCAGATCACAGTGACGCTGTCGCAACCCCCGACCTCCCGGCGCCCAGCAACATCTCGGAAGCCATCGCCCAGGTGGTCCGCGAGGCGGGCGCCCACGTCTTCGGGCTGGTGGGCAACGGCAACATTCACTTCGTCAACGCCCTGCCCGCATCGGCCGAGCTGTACACATCCACCCGGCATGAGGCCGGGGCCATTGCTGCGGCTGACGCCTACTACCGCTGTACCGGCGAAATCGCCGTGGCCAGTACAACCTACGGCCCGGGTTTCACGAATGCACTGACCCCGCTGTCCGAAGCGCAGGCCGCGCGCATCCCCATGGTGTGCATCATGGGTGATGTACCCACCACGGGTCTGCGTCCGATTGATGTGGACCAGCGGGCGATTCTCTCCGCGCTCGGGGTGCGCTACCTCACCGCGCAGCCCCACAATGGCGCCGACATCGCGCGCCGGGCTTTCGAGCTCGCCAGGCGCTTGAGTGTCCCGGTCGTTGTTCTCACCCCCCACGATCAGTGCGCCGCACCCCTCGAGGATGCCGAGGCCCCAGCGGATTGTTGCGGCTCCGATGAAACTCGCGAGCCAGCGCGGACGGGGGACGGCTCGGAGAGCCTCGACGACTCCGCAGCCGATCCCACTGCCGCCGTTGAGGAGGTCGCACGTGCCCTCCGCGCCGCCCAGCGGCCTCTCGTCTTGGTGGGTAGGGCAGTGGTGGAAACGGGCACTTCCGATCTCGTGGAGCGCATTGGGGCCGCCACCGGCGCCCTGTTCCTCACCAGCGCCATGGCCCGCGAATGCATCGGCCCCGACTTCAGCCTAGGCATCGCCGGTGGCTACACCCACCGCGGGAGACTGCCGACCGTCCGAAGCGCGGATCTCGTGCTCGTCCTCGGGGCCAGCCTCAAC comes from Corynebacterium heidelbergense and encodes:
- a CDS encoding class F sortase, whose protein sequence is MKSASGSFSKILLALSAILILAAGVLYFRGQPNEVESPDGRAAATADDTTAEAAEGTEQPPLGAPEALTVPEWNVDMPVVPVGVDEKSEMAIPEDPGVAGWYKFGPDLDSPAGSIVLAAHVDGRESGTGPFARLKELREGDEIRLRNRTGTQTFSIEQVEEKPKDQIDFQEVFDRTGPLRLKLITCGGPFDAAARNYTDNIIATAVPKS
- a CDS encoding thiamine pyrophosphate-binding protein: MHNPDHSDAVATPDLPAPSNISEAIAQVVREAGAHVFGLVGNGNIHFVNALPASAELYTSTRHEAGAIAAADAYYRCTGEIAVASTTYGPGFTNALTPLSEAQAARIPMVCIMGDVPTTGLRPIDVDQRAILSALGVRYLTAQPHNGADIARRAFELARRLSVPVVVLTPHDQCAAPLEDAEAPADCCGSDETREPARTGDGSESLDDSAADPTAAVEEVARALRAAQRPLVLVGRAVVETGTSDLVERIGAATGALFLTSAMARECIGPDFSLGIAGGYTHRGRLPTVRSADLVLVLGASLNLLQTRKGTLFGTDAQIIQVDREFRQGFIAVDRRVQADVRDFLPRLVDVLGTPPPRAVGWRREIGTIPPAETEQADPGCFGTRGPDGKLDPRHALRRLNDLLPRNRTVVTDGGHFLGWVPKYIDCPDPRSTVLVGTAVMTIGLGLASAVGTAVGRQDRCTTLFTGDGGTLMALADLDTLLRVGRLHQVPGEPAAVITVLNDEAYGAEVHQYVPQGLDDAAMLVHGQRFAAMGDPWGAPGLTVEDPEQLAEGGEVQRFLADHSGQVCILDVRISRDVIADFLRE
- a CDS encoding metallophosphoesterase — protein: MTTWITADLHLGHPFVAKLRGYPDVLQHDRIIVDNLRAALRPGDVLWMLGDISSGWGPQEERALDVLDATFRALRETPAGFSVHLIAGNHDTCNPLHPESHLRQRRFLDVFDSVQTFQMVEWGGEQVYLSHFPRPGYEHDNMESRYDELRLDVPLLVHGHLHSSRPVTGHGMVDVGVEAWDLHPVPAKVVQQTLFTQSL
- a CDS encoding RNA polymerase sigma factor; this encodes MHRSSRYKDDGDAEKRLSIAKKISAGDERGLREAHDLWHSLLYNIAYRALGSKEDAEEAVQLTFFGAWRSRHTLKVTDSSLPGWLVGILKNTIADVRKLRYRSKLIFDKSIEEATQSALSETFDVALRMTLVNELSSLGQPRSAIMWLSLVEGLSSQKISERLNVPLGTVKSHIRRTIPLLRSRLADILERK
- a CDS encoding DUF4397 domain-containing protein produces the protein MLKKTATITALAAGSMIFGAAPALAQGGNAQVSVLHAVPDATVDVYVNGDLTLEDFKPGTLTDPLTLPAGDYDLKVTAPDAGKDGEAIVEANDVQVPANANITVAAHLDEAGKPELTPFVNDTTPTAPGQARLTARHIAAAPAVDIRADAKPVFKNVTNPNEGKADVPAGTASADVVLAGTDQVVLGPANLDLVEGQNTIVYAWGSAKDNNLQLATQTVGGLHSAPMGVPAGNGGAADNTSVTVAAGLVALSAAAAAGAVIIRRKSA
- a CDS encoding anti-sigma factor — its product is MNESNSGGHLTSDDILDRLTTGGRNSFTNAEASHLENCPDCANLVSFCTHIRNAGAQLSSEGYTLDNAGVSCLDETTRSRFDRSPKIRSLSLPWSGNREGVFKKNFLGFAHLGRLTVAMSAAACLLILYAFVPSFHRSETTIPPEVVLSSAELESLDGKNSVGSVELIKSETDSTQHILVQMPGVSTPKDQEIEVWLLNKDGQRMISLGLLNQTSGTSLPVTDSVLESGYTVVDVSNETLDGDPLHSGHSIARAAIR
- a CDS encoding DUF2786 domain-containing protein: MKLTQVQDKVEKLLRQAADREGTPEGDSFRDKAFELMAQYGVEASREAAEDKTSHTADQQVNFAGTYTDMQFELLNTLAHALHCQVVRLKLRRSTKVHQAFVFGRDHHIERVMMLHTLLSGHMIVGASKAPPTCGFAHTSPQTQKRSWMRGFIHSVGSRLEAIEMKHAPQFESQTSAARGVVALQDDRKQAYAAAREKFPGLKTDLSQGRPRTFDPFSYQAGVQAGAGMDLGQQRVQRGVRALGRGRAV